The Thermothelomyces thermophilus ATCC 42464 chromosome 4, complete sequence region GCGGGGGTCTGGCGGTAGAAGTCCGGCAGCCCGAGGTAGAGCACGACGCCGATGGCCCAGCACAGGAGGCAAATGGGCACGCCTATGACGACTGCCTGCGGTACCTTGGAGGTGCCGACAAAGACGGTCGCCGTCGGGTCTGTGTCGGCTACTATGGAGCCCCAGTACCAGAGACCGATGCTGTAGACCTGGGCGAAGCCCGAAACGATCAGAGCGCGCGTAATCCATTGCTTGGTGGGCGCACCGCCTTGTTTCACCTGTCAGCATCTGCCTGCATACACgcgaggggggggggggggaagagaaGAAAGGGGAAGGAGGCAGGGAGGATTGGGGCATTAGGGAGCCATACCTTCGTCGCCAAAGTTTAGGGCAAACGACAGCGCACCGCTGCTGGCACCGGCGGCGTAGAAGCAGGTGGCAGCGTCCTCGATCTTGTTGGCTACGCGCCAGTCGGGGATGAAGGGCGCGACGCCGATCAGCAGGAAGGCGAAGCCGAAGAAGAACCACGGTAGAGACAGAGGGTAGACGGACTTGAAGTTCCGCTCCATCGCCCACCAGAGCAGCGAGGTTCCTATGTACGTGGCCGCGACCATGTAGAGCTTCTCCGGTGTTTGGGTTGTCTCGCCCGTGAGGAGGACGATTTGATACGAGCTGACCGAGATGATCTGACAAAGAGCGAGGAGGAAGGAGTAGAGCGGCCAGTCGCCAAGACGGATGGAGAGGATCCTGGTCAATGGTCAGCACAGTTTACGCAACGACAACAAGATTAGAGAGCCCATCCTCGAGGCTCGGGACTTACTTCTTCAATCCGGTTGGGGGTTGGTAGCCGTCGCCCAGCAGGAACTCGTCGTCCACGTCGTTCGGCGGGGGCGAGACATCGAAGGCGGACCTGGCGAGGCTGCTTGGCGTTATGCTCCGGTGGCGTTGGCGGCCGCGGCTGACAACAGACTCGTTCCTCCCTGAGCCTTGTCTTGACGCCGGCCGACTGTTCGCTGGGCTTCCGATCCTGGAGTGCCTGCCCAGCTTGGCATCCCGGTATCTGGCGAACCATTCTTTCTCGCTCTTCTTGATGAACGCCTCGATGCACAGCTCGTTGGCCGAGTTGGACGCGGTCAGAGACTCCAGCATCTCCTCAAACATGGCATAGTACTCGCCATTGGAGTCGTTAAAGAATTGGTCAACCTGCTGCAGCTTCAGGTCGTGTCTATCGCCGACGACGTCGGGGAGACTGAGAAGACTGCTGTTGCGGTGGCTCTGTCCGACAGTGGCTCGAGGGGGGGCCAGCCCGAAGTTTGGGGTCAAATTGGGCGAGTCCATGCCATCCTTTTGTGCCCGAACACCGAAGCTGTCGACACTCATGGTGCTTTCCCTTGCCGTGGCATTCCCGTAGATGCTTCCTGCAATGGAGCTTGCGGCGGAATCACGGGGCGAGCTGGGAGCCGTGCCTGTCACCCACGGAGCCGAGGGACTTGGTAGGTCTGGGCTCAACATTGCCCTTGGTGCCGGCGAGGCGGACGAGTGTGGTGGCATAAGATGTGTCTCTGGCCCTGGGCTAAGTGCCGAGGACCCATGGTCAACATACGTGGCCGTGCTCGTTGGGGAAGGCGGCCGGGATGACAGCCGGGACGGCGGCCGGGACGGATTTGGGCTGCTGGGACTGAGTGCCTCGAGCTTCTTCTTTCTCGCCTCTTTGTGGTGGATCCGGATGGACTCGCTGTACAGTTCATCCAGCTGCTTGACCCATTGCGCGACAGGGAAGCGTTGCTTGGCGCTCCAGGCGCGCATGAGGGCGCGCTTGGAAGGCTTGCATTCCAAAGCTGACACAATGGCCTGCTTGAACTGCTGTAGGAGATGGGACGGCGTCATGGACTCGACCGTGTACCAGAAGCCGGGCATCTGGCCGAGGCCTCCAACGCGTGCGCCGACGCCCAGCGCGCCCTTGCGACCGAACTCAACAGCGACCAGACCGAAAGGCTCGTCCCGCGAGGGAATGAGAGCGAACTCTGCGCCGCTGAAGACATACGGCGGCAGCTGGGTGAACTCGGGCTTGCTAAACACTCGCTTGGGGTACTTCTCCATCAGCTTCTGGAGCTTCAGAGCCGCAAACCGACCGTAGAGGTCGATAACCGGGCCGACGCAAATGAGCTGCGTCTTGGGGTACTTCTCCAGAATGCTGGGGAAGATGTCGGCGATGAGATCCACGCCCTTCTGCAAACTCCAGCGACCGACGAAAACAAACAACTCTGCGGTAGGGTCAACTTCCAGGCCGGCCCATTCTTGCGCCTGGCGTCTGAGGTCGGCCCTCTTCTCCTCGAAAGCCTGGTCGATCTCAATGTCCTTGGATTGCTTCGAGACGTCCTTGGTAGGATCCCATTCGGCCGTGTCAGACGGGTCGGGGTTCGGGAGCTGGCCGATATTCTTCAAGCTCCAGAAGATGGGGTACCGTGCAAGAGAGCGGTCACCGTACTTTTTGGACACGCCCACTGCGCCGAAGCCCCGCTGATGGATCCGGAGGTAACTGGCACCGGCGTGGAGCAAGTTGAAGACTGAGCCGTATTGTACGTATTCCTTGACTATTTCCGGCGACAGGTTGAAGACGTCACAGACCTCTTTCTGTTCTTCCGGCGTTCGCATCGGCCACAGACCTTGGAATTCGGCGTTGTGAAGAGAGAGACAGCAGGGAATGGTCCGCGGGAGGAGATAAAGTGGAGCGGCAGCACCGTGATAGTCGTTGATATGGTAGATATCGACCGGGAACCGACGGATTGTCTCGGCGATGCAGCTGTTCCATGCGGAGTACAGAATGGCGCTCTCGATGTCGTCCATGCGAGCGATGTACGGGTTCGCCTTGGTCTGCTTGCGAAAGATCGGGGCATCGAGGAGGACGTAGGTGATGTTTTTGGTCGTGTAGTAGTAGACCTCTATCTCGTAGGGCTGCCCCATGACGTTCACGAACATGGATTCTGCCCGGGTCATGCGGTCAGTCGGGTAGTCAACATCGCCCACCATGGGAACAACCCAAATGAGGTCGACATGAGAGAGCGCGCTTCCCATCAGCTGGGCCATGACGCCTAGGCCACCAATCTTGATCTTGATACCGAAGTCGTCAATGTTGTACTCCATGGTAGCGATGAGCACGGTGCGGCGGCTGCCGGTGGCACCAACaggggcgacggcggcggcgctctgGGCCGGCGACGGAGTCATGGCTTTCATTTCGACGCTGCCTTTGCCGAATGATTTGAGGTCAAGCATGGAGATGCTGCTGAGCCCCAGGGGCATCCATCCCTTGCGAGTGAAACCCGACTTGTTGACCTTGACTTGATAGAAGCTGCGAACATAAATCCACCCGGCTAGCACGGCGAAGATGACTGGCAGGACGGCGAGCAAGACGAAAATCACGATCTGGAGGCCCATATTGCCTGCAGGCTCATACCTGAACTTGAAGGCCGAATCGTCGAAAACGAGCTTGTAAGCGAGCGCCGGCATGGGTGGCGGTTTCGTAATGTTGATGACGTTCTTTGCCAGACTGCTGGGAGGCAGACGATCGACCACGCCGTCTCCGTCGATATCTCCGAAAATGGCGGTGACGTCGGGCTGCTTGTCCGGATTGATGCCCCAGACGTTGAGCTGAAAGTTTGCTGGCCACTCGTACATGAAGTGCAAAGACCAGGTGTGGTGATAGATGAGGTCCATGGATCCAGGCAAACCGGAATCGTATCCCCATTTGTTATACGGGCCATGAATACGAATATGGGGGAGTGATCTCTCCCACTGAACGTCGTTGCTATCGGCGTGTTGGATGAAGGCCGAGGAGCCGAGCGGCTTACTGTAGTACTGGACCTGGATATGCGTACCCGTCCATTTCTGCAGGTCCGTTCCGTCCCACTTCAACTTGGGAACCACAGGCCTCGTATCCGAGGAGTCATAGGGGAACCATTCGCTCCAACTTGACGCCCAGTTCGTGCTGTACCGCCAATGCGTGGCGCCAGGGGCGCTGTGCTGGATGTACACATTATCCCCTTCTTCGCCAGCCAGCAATGTTCGCGAATAGTTGGCCAGAGACGGGAAGACTACGGGGTTGTTGATTCTGCCGAAGCGAATGAGAAAACGGTCGGTGGTGTTCGTGGAAATGCCACCCTTGGTGAGAGCTTTGTCGATGGTGATCTGGATGACGCCATCTGGCACGTTCCTCAAGCTCGTCTCCAACCTCCAGCTAGACTGAATCTCTCCTGTGTAGCCAAACCGTTTCTCCGGCGTGATAGTGCTGCATTTCGGCGACTGGAAGGTGAGCTTGGTAGCGTTGTGCGCGCCGTCCGTGGTGACCACCGCGGTCATAGCATCCTTGAAGGAATCGCAATCCATCTCAACGTTATACTCGATGACAATGCCGTCGATCTCGCCATTTGCATCCGTCGAATCAAGAGACACATCATGACCAGGTGCGAACTTCGTAATCATGGGGCCCGGTGCCACCCATTCCCCGGCCGGCACGTATGCCCGGAACTCGAAGGGCTCGAGGTCGATGCTGGAGAGACAACCGGCGCTCTTGCCAGTTCCCGTGAAATTGTTTTTCCGCGGAGAAGCCTCTAGTCGAATGGACTTCCCGTTGCTGAAGAGGTCCTTGACTTCGGTACCCTCGTCGAAAGGCGAGACGAAGGCGTCATTCACGTCGTCGCAGGCAAATGTGTACGAAGCAGACTTTTCACGGTTGTGGTATACCAGCCACACTGGCGTTTCGGTCTCGTTCTGTAGCGGGTGATACATGTCGCGAACCACGCTCCAGATGCCGAACTCTGTCGGGGTTGTACTGCCATTGAGCGTGATGAATTCGGTGCGCTTGGAGAGCGTCTGGAGAAACCAGCCATGCTCAAGCACCGGAAAGGAGTCGCGGAGAGCAAACATGTGCCGGAAGATGTTGCGAAGAGGCGCTGACGGATCCCGATGATCGCGGGAGACACCGGGATCTGTGCACCCATGGCGCCCTTGTTCAATGGGCCAGCCGATATACTGGCCGATCGTAAGCTGGAAACACCCGTGAGCTTGCCACGCCGGGGACGGGGCGAACGCTTGCCGGCCATAAACGTAGTTGGAAGCGGTTCCGTCCAACGCATACAGTGCTTGCTCCTCGCCGTAATATACCAGCGGGGCGCCGGGCATGAGGAGGGTGGTGACGAAATAGCCCAGGAGCATGCGCTCGACCCCGAGTTTGATGGCGGGCCAGCGAAAAACATCCTGGTTGGTCACGCCATACAGATGGCGCGGGTCGAACTTGTTGTTGTTAGGGTTGAAAAAGTCGTTGGTGATGACCATATGGTTCCAGGCGTCCACCCAATCCAACGGCAAGTCGTATCCAGCCTCAAGATTGCCGCTCAATCCGAGGAAGCGGGTCAAGAAGCGGTATATCGAGTAGTGGAAGGCGCCGGCATCGAGCGCGCTGTTCCCGGCCTCGCGGATGAAGAAACGAGAGGAATCGGAACTGGATGGTTCAAGGGCGATGGCATTGTCGGGTTTCTCCAGTTCCTTGGCCACCTTGGGTTCCCGGCCGCGCCCGAGATAGATGGATCCAAGGTCGTTGCCGCTGGTAATTTCTCCAAAGATGACAAAGTTCTTCTTGCCAACCTCACTCGCACATTTGCGCATCGCAGAACTGAACGCGGCCTGCGCATCAACAGTGACTTGAACGGCCTTGTCAATACGGAAACCGTCGACATCCAACATCCGGATGGCCATGCACGAGAAGCGCTGGAGGCGAGCAGCTACCGAAGGCTCCCATTCGCGGAGGCGGTCTTGGACAGATGCGAATTTGGCGAGTTGGCGCTGCCAGTCGGGGTACACACCGAAGGCCTCGATATCGCCATACTGGTCGAAATCGCTGTCATAGCAACCTTTGAGCCCTGGCGGGTCAATTCGAGTCCCGTCCTCCAGCCAGAACTGCGGATAGTTGCACGTCTCATTGTACTCGTTGCCGATATCGAAATCGTAGTAGCGCCTTTCCGGATCCTTCCAGAGAACTTTATGTTCTTCGGTACGGAACGGTGTGCTTTCGTTCAGGTAGCCCTCGAACCCGATCAGGTCGCCCAACCTGTCCTAGGGTTAGCCGTCCCGCCGGCCGCGAGAGAAGCAGCACATTGCATATTTACGTAGCCATAGTGTTGTCCATCACGACCCACATGCCGCGGGCATGGATTTCGTCAATGACCTGTTGCCATGTCTTGATGGTGCCGAAGTGCTTATCGAGCGTGGTCAGGTCGATGGGCTAGATCTCGCCGTCAGCACGGAGAGGAATTCGATGTGTTGTCCTTCAAGACGTACCGAGTACGAGTCTGCACCCCACGGAAGGTTGACGAAAGGAGAACCTGCGATGTAAAGACCCTACTTTCCCGTCAGAACAAGCTACCTGTGGTGTCGAGGGACCTCAACGGTGCGCGGTACCTTGATTCCCATGCCAGTGATATAGTCTAGCGAATCTCTGAGGCCTTCGAGATCGCCGCCGAACCGGAGCTGGGTGCTCATCATGTCGGTTTCGTAAGGAGTGGAATAGATGTCATCGTTTGACGGGTCGCCATTGACAAAACGATCCAGGAAGATAGTGTAGAATGGCATCCGCCAGTTTTCCGGAGACGGAGCATACTTGAAGTCGGGTTCATCATCCTGACGCGATCCCCAGTAGTCGTAAGGGCTTGTGGCTGACCGGTTTCTATTAAGATTGTAGTCTATCAGGCTGGCGTCGAACTTGCGGCCGGAAACGAAAGTCGGAAGAGAAAGAACCGTAAGAAGGAGCGTGCCAGTGAGGACGGAGGGACGAGTCATCGTCACTGTCGCCCGCCTGTCATGGAGGGTGATAGATAATACGACGAAGCAAACGAGAGACAACAGAATACACAAACGACAGACAACGACACACTACACTGCAAAGCGTAACACGAAGGAGCGAAAGAGAGGCGATGCCATGAGGTGGATGAAGAAAAAGGTACACCCCAGGTTCGAAAGGAGCTGGCATCCAACGAGGGAAAGCCCCTTGTTCCAAAACTCCAGAACGGCCACTTGCCCGTCCAGGAGGGAGCAGCTAAACGAGATTCTAAACTGGGAGTCTGGAGGCATCAAGGGCGGAGGTCCATCCAGGAGGTTCTCGACCCGCTCGGGTCACAGAAGGAGAGAGCCTATGGCGGAGCATGTCAGCATGGTGTATCTCTTGGCCGAATTGTTATCGGTCCATTCTCCGGGCGGTGCGCCAGCTGGGTACACGATGCGCTCCTGTTCCCAATGAGATTCAGCACAGCCGGAAGCCGGCAGAAACGCTCTTCCTGGGAGTGGGGTTCGTGGCCAAGGCGTTCCTTGAGCTCTCGTCCTACTGCCTCCCCACGTACTCGTAGTTATCCATCACCGTTTGCCACAAGCGGCTCTGCTATGCCGCGCTCACCGGAGAGTGCCGTGTAATGTACGTCGCCCGGGAAGTAAACCAGTCCTTTCGTTCCAGGAAGTCTGGCAGGGATCACGTTCGAAACCAAGTGCGTTTGAGCGCGGGAGTAAATCCGACCTACCCGGCAGCACTTGCTGGCTAGTGTACTCAAGGTCGTGCAAAACCTGCGTTTGAGGTGGGGAGGGGCTCTCCTTCTTTCGCCGCATGTTCCCCATTGTGTCGACATCATCGGTAGCGTACTGTGTACTTGTAAGGGAATGTAGTCCGTTTGGCGTTGACATGGCTCCACTTTAGGATGGGGCTCTGGTCGATACGAGGCTCCCCTTCAGGTAGCCGAGCGCCCGGGCTGAGAAAGTTGCATTCCGACAGCGAAGGCGAAATGGTCGATCGGCTTCGGTCAGGAACGGCGCGATCGTTGATCGCTAACAATGATTGCTGCCCATCTCCCGAGCGATTCCCACAACATCATGGGTGACGGCGCTTGGTCCCTTGCAAGGTGGGGGAAGCTCAACTTCGTTCCTGTCAGCCATTAGTTATCCCATCTTCGCTGGTCGGATACGTCGTCGGGAATCTCACAAACTCACGCCGAGACCGGGGTCGCCGCGCGGGTCCTCGTTGTTGTCAAGGAAGGGGCATAATTTTTTTTCGTGGTCTGTCGTTTGCCCGTTGTGCCTGTGCGTGGTGCAATGCAGTGCGTTGAAATGGCCCCACATTGGCCAGATTTTTTTCAGAAGCGCTGAAAGCCCCACAATGCCCACCTCGCGGCTCTCATGCTACAGCTGGTGTAAAGGCCCCTGCTGAGACACGCGATAGTGGGTCTCCCGTAGAAAGAGCCCTTACCCTACCGAGGACCCAGGAATTTGAAGATAGAGAGCTGACAACCCGCTACAAGTCGTTGCCTCGAAAACGCCGAGTGTGACCTCCGATGGCAATCCTCCTGCACAGTAGGCCTGAGCACTTGTTAACACTGGCTGCGACCATGCCAATGTGTTACCGAGGCCTGGGTGTTCCCTTTTTCGAaataactactagtaggtaTACCCTAGCGCGTTCTCTTTCGTATTCTCGACCTCGGGGTGTTCTCTGTCCGATTCCAAACCGATCCAGGCTTCAGACTGACAAGGATGGTTAGATACATGGCCGGAGCACACACCGCAAACGCGACTCAGAGTGGTCCGGCATCCCCGGGCAGGTTGAACGAGCAGTACCTGGTCTCCACTTCCGCCTTCGTGATGGCACGCTTTAGCCATCGTTTACGAAGTACACTACTGTATGCCGATAACATGAGTGGCTTGGTGCATGATTGGGTGGTTCGACATTGTTCGGAGCATACGCCTTAGcgaggagaaaaaaaaaaaaaacccgcTGTTCTCTCAACAGGGAAATCCTTTCAGGATCGTTTTGATACTGAGCCGCGGGTCAGACGCAGTGGCCCCCGGGCCGGGTGGTCCCCCTTGGGCCGTACAGTGCACTGGTACGGCAGGATGGCCACCCAGGCCTTTAGTTACCATCACTGGCGCTATTCCAACCGGTTGGTGTCTTCTCTCCCCTAGCTTGGGGTAAACGAACTAACGTCTCTCCTGCAGCAAGCACCTCGACCCTTACGCTCGACCCTTACGCTCAACCCTTACACTCGTTTCAACGTCATCTCCTTAGCACTTCACTTACACTCGTTCTAGTCTGTTTATGTCGTCTCTTGCTGCCGTGCTGCGTAATTTGTTGATGCAGCAGGGTACGCGAGAAGACCTGTTGTTAGCATCCGACCACAGTCACTCCTTGGGACGATCGACAGCCGATAAGACCGGTCCTTCCGAAGGTCTTTGGACCGGCTTAGAAGTAGGAACGTTATCTACTCGAGTACTCCCCTAGTGTTTTAGTCGCTGCGAACATGCGGACATCCATCATCAGTACCGCGGTGGCCACGGCCCTGGCCTTCGCCGGCTTGGGCTCAGCAGCCAACATAACCGAATGGAAGTCCCGATCCATCTACCAGGTCATGATTGACCGGTTTGCTCGCACTGACGGTTCCACGGATGCGTCCTGCGATGTCTCACGGTTCTGCGGCGGCACCTGGAAGGGCCTCCTGAACAATCTGGACTACATTCAGGGTGAGCATGTCGTGAATGACTACCTCCCATCCAAGGAGCTTGTTTGGCAGCCTAACCGGAATCGCGCGAGGCAGACATGGGCTTTACCGCCATCCAGATCAGCCCCATCGTGAAGAACATAGAGGAGCATACCTCCGTCGGCGACGCGTACCATGGCTATTGGTCGGTCGACAACTACGCCCTGAACGATCGTTTTGGTACGAAGCAGGATTTTGAGGACCTGGTGGCTGAGCTCCACAAGCGTGACATGCTGCTCATGGTTGACGTTGTGGTCAACAACATGGCCCAGGCTTTCGACAACGTCGTCCCGCCCAAGATCGACTACTCCAAGTTCAATCCGTTTAACGATAAGAAGTACTTCCACCCTTACTGCAATGTGACCCAGTGGGAGAACGCGACCGACTATCAGAACTGCTGGTTGTACCCGTACGGCGTTGCCCTGGCCGATCTGGCCACCGAGACCAAGCCGGTGTCGGATGAGCTGGGCAGGTGGGTTAAGGAGCTTGTCGCCAACTACTCGATCGACGGCATCCGTATCGACGCTGCGAAGCACGTTAACGACGGGTTCCTCCCCGGATTTGTCGAGGCGTCTGGCGTTTTCGCTTTCGGCGAGGTTCTCACCGGGTTGCCGGAGGACATGTGCCGCTATCAGTCCCTCGGCTTGCTCCCGGGCATGCCCAACTACCTCGAGTACTACCAGCTCAACGAGGCTTTCAACGGTGGATCTATGGCCGATGTTGCCGAGATGCGCAATGAAGCGGCTTCCAGCTGCAACGACACCGCTGCGCTAGGAAGTTTCCTCGAGAACCACGACATGCCCCGGTTCGCCAACCGCAACGACGACATGGCGCTCGCCAAGAATGGCATGACGTACATTCTCCTCAACGATGGCATTCCCACAGGTAACTATACCCATTTAGAGGTCGTCTTATCGGCAGTGCGGCTGATTGCTCGCAGTCTACCAGGGCCAGGAACAACACTTCAAGGGCAACGGCACCCCCTTCAACCGTGAGCCCCTCTGGTCATCCGAGTACAACAAGGAATCGCCTCTGTACGTCCTCACGGCGACACTAAACAAAGTGCGCAACAATGCCATCAAGTTGTCGTCGGATTACATCTCGACGCCCTCGGAGACGCTCTGGGCCGATGTGAACCACCTCTGTCTGCGAAAGGGCCCGGACGGCAGCCAGGTGGTGTTTTGCATCAACAACAAGAGCAGCCAAGGCGAAAGCTACCAAATAAGCGTTGGCGGTTTTCAGAAGAATGAGAAAGTTGTCGAGGTCTTGACTTGCAAGACCAACACGGCGGACATCTCGGGCAAT contains the following coding sequences:
- a CDS encoding glycosyltransferase family 5 protein (CAZy_ID 268040; glycoside hydrolase family 13; CAZy_ID 268040. glycoside hydrolase family 13), whose translation is MTRPSVLTGTLLLTVLSLPTFVSGRKFDASLIDYNLNRNRSATSPYDYWGSRQDDEPDFKYAPSPENWRMPFYTIFLDRFVNGDPSNDDIYSTPYETDMMSTQLRFGGDLEGLRDSLDYITGMGIKGLYIAGSPFVNLPWGADSYSPIDLTTLDKHFGTIKTWQQVIDEIHARGMLGDLIGFEGYLNESTPFRTEEHKVLWKDPERRYYDFDIGNEYNETCNYPQFWLEDGTRIDPPGLKGCYDSDFDQYGDIEAFGVYPDWQRQLAKFASVQDRLREWEPSVAARLQRFSCMAIRMLDVDGFRIDKAVQVTVDAQAAFSSAMRKCASEVGKKNFVIFGEITSGNDLGSIYLGRGREPKVAKELEKPDNAIALEPSSSDSSRFFIREAGNSALDAGAFHYSIYRFLTRFLGLSGNLEAGYDLPLDWVDAWNHMVITNDFFNPNNNKFDPRHLYGVTNQDVFRWPAIKLGVERMLLGYFVTTLLMPGAPLVYYGEEQALYALDGTASNYVYGRQAFAPSPAWQAHGCFQLTIGQYIGWPIEQGRHGCTDPGVSRDHRDPSAPLRNIFRHMFALRDSFPVLEHGWFLQTLSKRTEFITLNGSTTPTEFGIWSVVRDMYHPLQNETETPVWLVYHNREKSASYTFACDDVNDAFVSPFDEGTEVKDLFSNGKSIRLEASPRKNNFTGTGKSAGCLSSIDLEPFEFRAYVPAGEWVAPGPMITKFAPGHDVSLDSTDANGEIDGIVIEYNVEMDCDSFKDAMTAVVTTDGAHNATKLTFQSPKCSTITPEKRFGYTGEIQSSWRLETSLRNVPDGVIQITIDKALTKGGISTNTTDRFLIRFGRINNPVVFPSLANYSRTLLAGEEGDNVYIQHSAPGATHWRYSTNWASSWSEWFPYDSSDTRPVVPKLKWDGTDLQKWTGTHIQVQYYSKPLGSSAFIQHADSNDVQWERSLPHIRIHGPYNKWGYDSGLPGSMDLIYHHTWSLHFMYEWPANFQLNVWGINPDKQPDVTAIFGDIDGDGVVDRLPPSSLAKNVINITKPPPMPALAYKLVFDDSAFKFRYEPAGNMGLQIVIFVLLAVLPVIFAVLAGWIYVRSFYQVKVNKSGFTRKGWMPLGLSSISMLDLKSFGKGSVEMKAMTPSPAQSAAAVAPVGATGSRRTVLIATMEYNIDDFGIKIKIGGLGVMAQLMGSALSHVDLIWVVPMVGDVDYPTDRMTRAESMFVNVMGQPYEIEVYYYTTKNITYVLLDAPIFRKQTKANPYIARMDDIESAILYSAWNSCIAETIRRFPVDIYHINDYHGAAAPLYLLPRTIPCCLSLHNAEFQGLWPMRTPEEQKEVCDVFNLSPEIVKEYVQYGSVFNLLHAGASYLRIHQRGFGAVGVSKKYGDRSLARYPIFWSLKNIGQLPNPDPSDTAEWDPTKDVSKQSKDIEIDQAFEEKRADLRRQAQEWAGLEVDPTAELFVFVGRWSLQKGVDLIADIFPSILEKYPKTQLICVGPVIDLYGRFAALKLQKLMEKYPKRVFSKPEFTQLPPYVFSGAEFALIPSRDEPFGLVAVEFGRKGALGVGARVGGLGQMPGFWYTVESMTPSHLLQQFKQAIVSALECKPSKRALMRAWSAKQRFPVAQWVKQLDELYSESIRIHHKEARKKKLEALSPSSPNPSRPPSRLSSRPPSPTSTATYVDHGSSALSPGPETHLMPPHSSASPAPRAMLSPDLPSPSAPWVTGTAPSSPRDSAASSIAGSIYGNATARESTMSVDSFGVRAQKDGMDSPNLTPNFGLAPPRATVGQSHRNSSLLSLPDVVGDRHDLKLQQVDQFFNDSNGEYYAMFEEMLESLTASNSANELCIEAFIKKSEKEWFARYRDAKLGRHSRIGSPANSRPASRQGSGRNESVVSRGRQRHRSITPSSLARSAFDVSPPPNDVDDEFLLGDGYQPPTGLKKILSIRLGDWPLYSFLLALCQIISVSSYQIVLLTGETTQTPEKLYMVAATYIGTSLLWWAMERNFKSVYPLSLPWFFFGFAFLLIGVAPFIPDWRVANKIEDAATCFYAAGASSGALSFALNFGDEGGAPTKQWITRALIVSGFAQVYSIGLWYWGSIVADTDPTATVFVGTSKVPQAVVIGVPICLLCWAIGVVLYLGLPDFYRQTPATIPGFYISLYRRKVVPWFFVMIILQNYWLSAPYGRSWQFLFNTQHVPGWGIFLLALGFYCGLWALVLYAFSYFSDEHTWLLPIFAIGLCAPRWAQEFWGTSGLGWYLPWAGGPVGSTILSRCLWLWLGLLDNIQGVGIGMLLLATLTRHHVLTVLIGAQVVGSVFTMLARATSPNALSPNTTFPDFSQGVMPGIASPFFWVCLIFQLIIPIGFFKFFRKEQVSKP
- a CDS encoding glycoside hydrolase family 13 protein (CAZy_ID 267854) is translated as MRTSIISTAVATALAFAGLGSAANITEWKSRSIYQVMIDRFARTDGSTDASCDVSRFCGGTWKGLLNNLDYIQDMGFTAIQISPIVKNIEEHTSVGDAYHGYWSVDNYALNDRFGTKQDFEDLVAELHKRDMLLMVDVVVNNMAQAFDNVVPPKIDYSKFNPFNDKKYFHPYCNVTQWENATDYQNCWLYPYGVALADLATETKPVSDELGRWVKELVANYSIDGIRIDAAKHVNDGFLPGFVEASGVFAFGEVLTGLPEDMCRYQSLGLLPGMPNYLEYYQLNEAFNGGSMADVAEMRNEAASSCNDTAALGSFLENHDMPRFANRNDDMALAKNGMTYILLNDGIPTVYQGQEQHFKGNGTPFNREPLWSSEYNKESPLYVLTATLNKVRNNAIKLSSDYISTPSETLWADVNHLCLRKGPDGSQVVFCINNKSSQGESYQISVGGFQKNEKVVEVLTCKTNTADISGNVTMYMNKGEPKVYVPQAALSGTGLCDKTEEDGPSSGAAALGLTGSVVLTAVIGWAVVLLA